The following coding sequences lie in one Haematobia irritans isolate KBUSLIRL chromosome 3, ASM5000362v1, whole genome shotgun sequence genomic window:
- the LOC142229860 gene encoding LOW QUALITY PROTEIN: dynein axonemal heavy chain 2 (The sequence of the model RefSeq protein was modified relative to this genomic sequence to represent the inferred CDS: inserted 2 bases in 2 codons; deleted 3 bases in 2 codons) produces MAPDQNDGAGDQLDQLSSYCSSSEEDDNAKEILPQTPEIPKPTYSDEELIKLVDYIQRMTMLFALDXKDWREETLDTIRRWLLEVNEPLLTLFYDANKLTACLGFPVSPVLDLSYFNRPINHIFTVEGFHDEVNFGTVHEDVDGCLLKVLQLVYAPVFRNFSDWNENVRSRFAQAMDKLLGYLTSLNSKMAGMTILYVPYVVKQMARENIAHDREFVKNMESVVVFWTTQIRTLLADKVLIVPQDLIVPEEEYEFWLYRYEVLHGINSQLDQDDVQYIIKVLRLSHSVYIKQIDELINECRLEMAEAKSNIKYLHLLLEPCSQIDKCLSPATVPGVLPRIINFIRYVWLNSPYYNRKDLITNLFRDVSNQIIRFCVAQINVDRILGEGNSRFGIRMCNMSIDCCLCYKLIYDRMSKDLAEKQPSTGWELDNAMIFNHIDAFVQRLSDLIDICEAMIVFARLDETEEIPRPRFGGTCKEFEKTAERVESQFRQTLALLESDSKDLILNVHKNSWYEEVLKYRRTIQNLEETIQRLMANAFQRVCNIEEALEVLHAVLFYSYRSSIRKTYLNMVTEVWLMFSQEMDNTAKALVDRVKLHESWLPYYASRAVGYRINVERXQWLRDRLKNSEWLPSVPEAVTVLAKFDVLKKDFEKEMRKSFDEWLPQCSHGGGNLQDRLERTLLVRSKLKKGLLECNIDRTVLSICQEAQHFEQLGFQIPPSIRKIYDKYPTLQFVYNSVIAVCLDYNRILSALSEEERKLFRALIQTCDRKIAPGLFKLTWSGELSDAYIADCAKHTQRLQQSLDIYKRANHQIARICEQICDTPLVKFTLPGAVELATFVDNVMAFNRKSTAQILSLYNTIIDLLYAVFQEFQYVIEEMASEWYTYVNRFDEMLSEAMLICARNSLNNVHSALRSEGDINPAPIIIISIDIEEKKLSLNPSMEAVESLLLSMKDSIHNSLKSIPRIAHKLEMPENLVGPSFAEIMAKDSAIGEIQEKIAMEIDYNKEQMEKFIESWQDYSDIWECSEEEFVRRIEDTDQTADIFEDSIESYSSQAEVIAMKDAIVNVYFVMANQTALKNTLMDYIEKWQLQNVSLLTKRATASIKSVYRYIKRNEKRIGVVPRTLKEAREATELFNRLRNEVPIKQEEFPEMLDLFKVLDKYQIDIADNTRVLVLNLQTSWEAYLKKLGEAGEMLDNTKDEFKKNLLLQADKFRAVMKEFLADFMLKLPTSSQTNPRIALKYLKIISDKVTACFKFEESLINDLAIFYINQPENLELKKLDTEVKIVRNIWELILQWQNSWNEWRTGNFWQINIDLMEDTAMALYKEFSALNKKYYPRNWDMLITTTKNLDSFRRTLPLITALKNPCMRLRHWNRVRDLMKV; encoded by the exons ATGGCTCCAGATCAAAATGATGGGGCCGGGGATCAATTGGATCAACTGAGTAGTTATTGTTCTTCCAGTGAAGAGG ATGACAACGCCAAAGAGATTTTACCCCAAACTCCGGAAATACCCAAACCCACTTATAGTGATGAAGAATTGATTAAGTTGGTGGATTATATCCAACGCATGACCATGCTATTTGCTTTGG CAAAGGATTGGAGAGAAGAAACATTGGACACGATACGACGTTGGCTACTGGAGGTTAATGAACCTCTGTTGACCCTCTTCTATGATGCCAACAAATTGACAGCCTGTTTGGGATTTCCAGTTAGTCCTGTCTTGGATTTAAGTTACTTTAATCGACCCATTAATCATATCTTCACCGTGGAGGGATTTCATGATGAGGTGAATTTTGGTACAGTCCATGAAGATGTTGATGGTTGCCTGCTGAAGGTCTTACAATTGGTCTATGCTCCAGTATTTCGTAATTTTTCCGATTGGAATGAGAATGTTCGATCCAGATTTGCCCAAGCCATGGATAAGCTATTGGGTTATTTGACCAGCCTCAATTCCAAAATGGCTGGTATGACCATACTCTATGTGCCCTATGTGGTTAAACAAATGGCCCGTGAAAATATAGCCCACGATCGGGAATTTGTTAAGAATATGGAATCGGTGGTGGTATTTTGGACCACACAAATTCGAACCCTATTGGCGGATAAAGTTTTGATTGTGCCACAGGATTTGATAGTGCCCGAAGAAGAATATGAATTTTGGTTATACAGAT ATGAAGTTTTACATGGCATTAATTCGCAATTGGATCAGGATGATGTCCAATATATCATAAAGGTCTTAAGGCTTTCACATTCTGTGTATATCAAACAAATCGATgagcttatcaatgagtgccgcCTGGAAATGGCAGAAGCCAAATCGAATATAAAATATCTTCATTTGCTCTTGGAGCCCTGCTCCCAGATTGACAAATGCCTCAGTCCAGCCACTGTCCCTGGCGTTTTGCCTCGCATCATTAATTTCATACGCTACGTCTGGCTAAACTCTCCCTATTACAATCGCAAGGATTTGATAACGAATCTATTTCGTGATGTCAGCAATCAGATTATACGCTTCTGTGTAGCCCAGATCAATGTGGACAGAATCCTGGGAGAGGGCAATTCTCGTTTTGGTATTCGCATGTGTAACATGTCCATCGATTGTTGCCTTTGCTACAAACTAATCTATGATCGTATGTCTAAGGATTTGGCTGAGAAACAACCTTCGACGGGTTGGGAGTTGGATAATGCCATGATATTCAATCACATTGATGCCTTTGTCCAACGTCTCAGTGACCTAATCGATATTTGTGAGGCCATGATTGTCTTTGCCCGTTTAGATGAGACGGAAGAGATCCCCAGGCCTCGCTTTGGGGGGACC TGCAAGGAATTTGAAAAAACTGCCGAGCGGGTGGAGAGTCAATTTCGCCAGACTTTGGCCTTACTCGAAAGTGATTCCAAGGATTTGATTTTGAATGTCCATAAGAATAGCTGGTATGAGGAGGTTTTGAAATATCGTCGCACCATCCAAAATCTGGAGGAGACCATACAACGTCTAATGGCCAACGCATTTCAAAGAGTCTGCAATATCGAGGAAGCCTTGGAGGTTCTGCATGCTGTACTCTTCTATTCCTATAGGTCCAGCATACGCAAAACCTATCTCAACATGGTCACTGAGGTTTGGCTAATGTTCTCCCAAGAAATGGACAATACCGCCAAGGCTTTAGTGGATCGAGTTAAGCTTCATGAATCCTGGCTACCCTACTATGCATCTAGGGCTGTGGGTTATCGCATTAACGTGGAAC TACAGTGGCTAAGAGATCGCCTTAAGAATTCCGAATGGTTACCCTCAGTTCCTGAGGCTGTTACGGTTCTGGCCAAATTCGATGttttgaaaaaagattttgaaaaggAAATGCGTAAATCCTTTGATGAATGGCTACCACAA TGTAGCCATGGTGGTGGTAACCTCCAAGATCGTTTGGAACGTACCCTTCTTGTGCGTTCTAAACTCAAGAAGGGTTTATTGGAATGCAACATTGATCGCACCGTCCTCAGTATCTGCCAAGAGGCTCAACATTTTGAACAATTGGGTTTTCAAATTCCCCCAAGCATACGCAAAATCTACGATAAATATCCCACTTTGCAATTTGTCTACAATAGTGTGATTGCCGTTTGCTTGGACTACAATCGTATCCTATCGGCCCTGTCGGAAGAGGAGCGTAAACTTTTTCGTGCTTTAATTCAAACCTGTGATCGCAAAATAGCTCCTGGCCTCTTTAAACTGACCTGGAGTGGTGAATTGAGCGATGCCTACATAGCTGATTGTGCCAAACACACACAACGTTTGCAACAATCTTTGGATATTTATAAGAGGGCTAATCATCAAATTGCCCGAATTTGTGAACAAATTTGCGATACACCTCTGGTGAAATTTACTCTCCCGGGCGCTGTAGAATTGGCCACATTCGTGGACAATGTTATGGCATTTAATCGCAAATCAACGGCccaaattttgagtttatataATACCATCATTGATCTACTCTATGCTGTATTCCAGGAATTTCAATATGTCATAGAAGAG ATGGCCTCCGAATGGTATACCTATGTTAATAGATTCGACGAAATGCTATCGGAAGCTATGTTGATTTGTGCTCGCAATTCTTTGAATAATGTCCATTCGGCCTTGCGGTCCGAAGGTGATATAAATCCCGCTCCAATTATCATTATCTCCATTGATATTGAAGAGAAAAAACTTTCCCTAAATCCCAGTATGGAAGCTGTAGAATCACTTTTGCTAAGCATGAAAGATAGTATTCACAATAGTTTGAAAAGTATACCCAGAATTGCCCACAAATTGGAAATGCCTGAGAATCTTGTTGGACCATCATTTGCCGAGATAATGGCAAAAGATAGTGCTATTGGTGAAATTCAAGAGAAAATAGCAATGGAAATTGATTACAATAAAGAACAGATGGAGAAATTCATAGAGAGTTGGCAAGATTACAGCGATATCTGGGAATGTAGTGAAGAGGAGTTTGTACGACGTATTGAGGACACGGATCAAACAGCGGATATATTTGAGGATAGTATTGAGTCATATAGCTCTCAGGCTGAAGTGATTGCCATGAAGGATGCTATTGTGAATGTTTATTTTGTAATGGCTAATCAGACAGCCTTAAAAAATACCCTAAtggattatatagaaaaatggcAGTTACAGAATGTAAGTCTATTGACTAAAAGGGCTACAGCGAGTATCAAAA gTGTTTATCGTTACATAAAACGCAATGAGAAACGCATTGGCGTAGTACCCAGAACCCTAAAGGAAGCCCGTGAGGCTACAGAGCTATTTAATCGCCTGAGAAATGAGGTCCCCATCAAACAGGAAGAATTTCCCGAAATGTTGGATCTCTTTAAGGTTTTGGATAAATATCAAATCGACATAGCCGACAATACCAGAGTTTTGGTGTTGAATTTACAAACCAGCTGGGAAGCATATCTCAAGAAATTGGGTGAAGCTGGTGAAATGCTGGACAATACCAAAGATGAATTCAAAAAGAATTTACTTTTGCAAGCTGACAAATTCCGGGCTGTTATGAAGGAATTTTTGGCAGATTTTATGCTTAAGCTACCCACCTCATCACAAAC taatccCCGTATAGCTTTgaaatatctgaaaattatatCCGATAAAGTCACTGCTTGTTTCAAATTCGAAGAAAGTCTCATCAATGATTTGgccattttctatatcaatcaaCCGGAaaatttagaattaaaaaaattggatacagaagtGAAAATTGTTCGTAATATATGGGAATTAATATTGCAATGGCAAAATTCATGGAATGAATGGCGTACTggtaatttctggcaaatcaatATCGATCTCATGGAGGATACTGCCATGGCTTTGTATAAGGAATTCAGTGCTTTGAATAAGAAATATTATCCCCGAAATTGGGATATGTTGATAACAACAACGAAAAATTTGGATAGTTTTCGTAGGACATTGCCTTTGATAACCGCCCTGAAGAATCCATGCATGCGTTTACGTCATTGGAATCGTGTGCGAGATTTAATGAAAGTGTAA